The sequence CGAATACCTCAGGTCGGGCAGGGTGGCATAGCGCAGCAGGTAATGATGAATGCCCAACTGGCGACTGAAGATCACAATGCCTACGGCTACCAGGCTGAGTAACATGCCCAGGTATTTGTTGGGCGTGATTGTTTGTATGAATGCGATCAATACTGCCAACAGGAATAAGGGCAGGCCACTGTAGTAATACAGGGAAAGATAGGCAGGCACGTCAATGGTGCTATAACCGGTCAATAACTGCAGGCCCATCCCGATGAAAATATTGACTGTAACAAGTATAACTATCAGCACAGCAAGGGTAGCGCATTTGGCGCCCCACAAAACAATATTGGGCGCTGGTGTACTGAAGATCAATCCCTGCATATTGGCTGTGCGCTCGCGGCTGATCAGCTCGCCGGCATAAAAAATAAGCAACAGCAAGGCTGGGCGTATGGTGCGCAACTCTTCTATAATAAAACCGGTAGCTGCATAAAACCGTGTGCCGTAAGGCCCTTGCAGGATGTTTTCTTTCAACTCTACGGCATACAGGAATATCCACAAGGCCATCATCACCAGGAAGGGAATGTGTTTACAGACCGATTTTGCTTCCAGTTTCAGTTGCGTGGTAAAGGTGGAAAGGTGATAGGCAAATCCTTTCGGATGAACAGCTACACTTTTATAAGGAATAGCTTTTGCTACAGTTGCCGGCTGTTGTTGCTTCCGGGTTTTGGCAGTGGCCGGCTTCCGGAATTTAAAATACCGGTAGCTCAGCAATAGCCATATGCCTGCTATTCCTGTCCACAACAAGCGGTTGGCCAGGAAAATACCTTCCACAGGGAACAACTTACTGTTACGGTCAGCCACCGGCCAGGAGCGGGTTTCACCCAGGAAGGCCGCCAGGCCAAAAGGGTCCAGCAAATAAGGTAAGAGGGTAGGGGTGTCGGTCTTTAAAGAGCTGGCCATGATGGGTGAATTACCCAAAATAGATCCCAGGAAATACAGGATGAACAAGCCTACACCGGTCATGTACACTGCCCGCTGGTTGTGGGTGAGCAGTGCTACACTGAAAATGACACTGCCACAAAACAGTATATTGGGCAGTCCGAATACAAAGAGCGGGTATAAAAAGTAGCTGGCCTTAAAAGCGCCGAGCTGATCGGCATCGGCGGAAAATGTACCCAGGTATATGCCCAATACCGCCAGGCCAAGGATTAAAAAAACGGCCAGTAATAAACCCTGCAACCGCACCATAAAATAGGGCAGGCGTTGCAGGGAGGTAGTAAAAATAATGGCGTCCATCTGGTGGGTGACATCCCTTAATACCACATTGGCGCAAAAGAGCGTGTTTACAAAGATGGCAAACAGGGAGAGGAAGCAGGTAATATAACTGATCACATGCGGCGAGTTCTTATGTATTTCAGTGCCGCCAAAATTCCCCTGCGCTATCAGCATGCCTAAAGCCACAAATAAAATGGCCGCCACTATAAAAGTGATTTGTTTGAAATGATATTTCAGTTCAAACCCTATTAAATGACTTAACATACAGCGCCCTCCTTTTTGGTGCGTTGCGCACCAAATAAAGCAGAGAAATAGACGGATGACAGGTCGGGCGAGAAAGGCTCAAAGCCTGCATCGGGGCGGATACCACTCAGTATATGCACCTGTATTTTGCCGCCGGTCATCCGCGTGGAGATGACATTCAGGGTGGATTGGTACTGATGCAGCGTTTCTTTGGAAACGGTTTTCTGCCATACCTGTCCTTCCAGTGCTTCCGTTAATAAGCCGGGCCTGCCTTGTAAGATAACTTTGCCACCGGCCAGGATGGCCATATTGGGACAGAGGTCATGCACATCTTCCACGATATGCGTAGACAGGATAACCACTACCTGCTCACCGATCTCGCTCAGCAGGTCGTGAAAGCGGTTGCGTTCCAAAGGGTCCAGTCCGGCGGTGGGTTCATCTACAATGATCAATTGCGGGTTGCCCAGCAGTGCTTGTGCAATACCGAAGCGCTGGCGCATGCCGCCGGAGTAAGTGCTCACCGCCTGCTTCCTGACTGCATACAAGTTGGTTTGCTGTAATAGTGCCAGTACCTGTTCTTTGCGCGCCTTCTTATCCGTGATACCCTTTAAAATGGCCAGGTGGTTCAGCAGGTCTATAGCGCTGATCTTTGGATATACGCCAAAGTCCTGCGGCAGGTAACCCAGTTGACTGCGCAGTTGCTGTTCGTGCCGGAAGATGTCTTTGCCATCAAACAATACCTGCCCGCTATCGGGTGGTTGTAAAGTGGCCAGCGTGCGCATTAAAGATGATTTGCCGGCGCCATTGGGGCCCAGGAGGCCAAACATGCCATTGGAAATGGTGAGGGAAACATTGTCCAGCGCCTTAACGCCGTTGGGATAGGTCTTGGAAAGGTTGCTTATTTGTAATCGCTGCATGGGACTTTTGTTTAAGAGTGGGTGCAAAGTACCCTGCCGGTGCAGGTTGTTCAATTATACATGACCATGGAAAAGAAGATGATGATCAACGGCCTGTATAGGCTGTTTTCAGTTATTTTTTACTTACATCATGATAAATGATACGTTCATCATTAATATTTGCCCGGATGGACGGGCAGCCGTTTTTTTATCCTTTCATTCTGGTAATATGAAGCGATGGTATGATAAGCTGGAGCCTCTTACAAAGCGTTTTGAAGTGTTGTTGTATATAGGCCTGTTGTGCTGGATGGCTCTTTTTGACGTGCTGGAAAAAGGCGTGTATTCCTGGACGTATTACGGGAGCGCTTTGCTGGTATTGTTCCTGGTGCATTTGCCGGTATTGGTTTTCTCCTGGAACAGGGAACGTTGGAAACAACTACTTTCCGGGAGGCGGTACCTGCAATACTGGCTGGCTTGCTTTGGTGTTTATTTGGGGTTGCTTTTTGTCATTTGCAGTACTTTCCTGGAAGTGAATACGCGTTTCCAGCAATTGATCCCCATCAGCGCGCTCTTTATTTTCCTGCTCGAACTGTTGCTGACGGTTATCGCCTGGTACCGGAAGCGGGCCTTGCAATGGCAATGGATCAAGCGGTTGAGCCTGGAGCGGTCGGTGTTGATTAGCATTATACTGATTGCCGTCCTCTTTTCTATCATGGCGGTGTCCAGTATGGGCAACCCGGAATATGACAGGCCCGGCGGGTTGCTGCTGGGTTTTGAGTTTAACTTTTGGAAAGTGCTCACCCACTTTGGTGTTTTTCTGAGTTTCCTGGTGCAGTTCCTGTTCATGTACCTGTGCGGCTATTTCTTTTTTTATATCAATAACCGGGTGCTTGTGCCCCGGGTATTGAAACAAAAAGGAGTGGTGATGTACATACTGGCCGGATTGGCCACGGTAGGCATCACTTATCCCATCATTGCGCAATTGCTATCCCTGCTGCCGGTGAATGGCAGATTGGGCAAGGTCTTTTCTGATAATCCCTTTTTACTGGAGAATGCTTTTGGGGCCATATTGATCATCCTGCTTAGTCTGCCGGTAGTGCTGGCCCTGCAATGGTCGAAGCAGAACAGCCGGATCATGTCGCTGGAAAAAGAAAAAGCAGAGGCCGAGCTGGACCTGCTCAAGCAACAACTGAATCCACATTTCTTTTTCAATACCCTGAACAACCTGTATGCACTGAGCCTGGCGCAATCAACGCAAACACCGGAAAGCATTTTGCAGTTATCGGAGTTAATGCGTTATGTGATCTATAAAGCCAAAGAGCCGGCCGTGTCTGTACAGGAGGAAGTAAAGTACCTGGAAGATTATATGCAATTGCAACAGATCAGGCTCAAGCGGAAGCCGGATGTACAGTTTACAAAAGAGATAGCGGGCGATACGCCTCTGGTAGCACCCCTGTTGTTAATTGTGTTGGTCGAGAATGCCTTCAAGCATGGGGTAGAGCCTGCGGAAGGAACAGCCCTGCTGCACTTGTCGTTGTATGCAGACGCTACCCGGCTGTATTTTACGTGTGTGAATTCTTTTGAGCAGGAGGGGGAAGTGGCTGCCGGTATAGGATTGGCCAACCTGGAAAGACGATTGGCTTTGTTATACCCGGGTAAACACCAGTTGAAAACCGGGATAGAAAGTCATACTTTTAAGGCTGAACTGGAATTGGACCTGACATGAAAATACGTTGTCTGATAGTGGATGATGAGCCGCTGGCGCACCAGGTGATCCTGAAATACGTGGAGGATATTCCTTTCCTGGAAGTGGTGGGGCAATGTCACCTGGCCACGGAGGCCCTTTCTTTCTTAAGTACCCAACCTGTTGATCTGATCTTCCTCGATATCCGCATGCCTAAGCTGAGTGGCCTCGATTTCCTGCGTACGTTACAGCAACGGCCACTGGTGATCATCACTTCGGCGTATGAAGAACATGCGCTGGAAAGTTTTGACCTGGAGGTGTGTGATTACCTGCTCAAGCCTTTCCGGTTCGACCGCTTTTTGAAAGCAGCTAATCGCGCGCTGGCTATGTATACTTTACGGAAACAGGCTGCTGAAAGTACTGCTGCTGTCGTGCAGCCGGTAATGCCTGCTGAGCCTTTGCGTATCTACATCAAGTCGGATAAGAAACAGGTGCAGTTGGCAGTGGATGAAGTGTACTACCTGGAGAGCATGGGCAATTATGTAAAGGTATGGGGTGAACAAAAATACCTGTTAACGCCCCGCACCCTCAGCAGCTTTGAAGAGCAGTTACCGCCGGAAACCTTTGTGCGCATTCATAAATCCTATATCCTCAACAAAAAGTTTGTGCATTACATTGAGGGTAATACCATCCGCCTAAAGAATGGTAAGGAGTTGCCGCTGGGAAAGAATTATAAGCATGTGGTGAAGTTGTTTTGATTTTACAGTCGCGCCAGTTTTTTCTCAATAACCTGCTTATCTGCCGCAGTCCGGGCCAGTGTAAGCGCCTGTTCAAAATGCTGTTTGGATTTTGTATGATCAATGCCGGTATATAGTTCACCCAGCAGTATAAAATAAAAATGATTGCCGGTGAGCGATAACTTTTCTGCTTCGGCAATAGCTGCGGTCTTTCCCTGTACTTTGGCAAGTGCAAAGGTCCTATTGAGGGCTGCCATGGGAGAATAATTTATTTGCAATAAGCGGTTGTACAATTGCAAAATGCTTTCCCACTTCTCTTTACTGTCTTCTTTTTGAGTATTCCAGTAAGCAATGCCGGCTTCGAGGTGGTAACGGGAGAGCTGATTGCCACTGGCCGCACAATGCAGGAAATAGCCGCCCTTACTGATCAGGTCGGTGTTCCACTGACTGGCATCCTGCTCATCATATAAAACAAGTTCGCCGGCTACATTGACCCGGGCATCCAGCCGGGAGGCATGAAAGCACATAAGCGCCAGCAAGGCGTTGGCGGCGGGTTGATTGGTATACTTGTTTTCCACCAGCATGGAACAAAGCCGCATGGCTTCAAAACAAAGCTCTTTTCTTATGGTTTGGCCCTGACTCACGGAATAGTAACCTTCGTTGAACAGCAAATAGGTCGTTGCCAGTACAGCAGCCAGGCGTTCATCCAGTTCAGCAGGAGCAGGAAGCGCTATCCTGATCTTTTCTTCCCGCAGTTTTTCTTTTGCCCGGAACAACCGTTTATTGATCGTTTCCTTATTCGTAAGAAAGGCATCAGCTATTTCCTCAATGCCAAAGCCGCACAGGATGCGCAGCGATAACCCTATCTGTGCTTCGGGAGTGATGGCAGGATGACAAATGGCAAACATCATTTGCAACTGGCTATCGTTGATGTTTTGCGGCGATAGATCAATCTCATATTCCTCAAAGCCTGGCGCTGTGTTTTGGATGGCTGGCGCCACCTTATTGTTAAAGATAGCATGGCGTTGCAAATGATTGCGGGCTTTATTCTTTGCTACATTGTATAGCCAGGCAACGGGATTCTGTGGCAAACCTTTAATGCCCCAGGTCTGTGCGGCAGTGAGGAAGGTGTCGCTGGCAATATCTTCAGCGTTGGCTATCTGGTCAAATCCGAAATGCTTACAAAGCACCGATACGATCTTCCGGTATTCGATCCTGAATAAATGCGGTATCAGTTCGCCGTTCTCCATCTCAGCGGGTATTGTTTGTAGCCACTACCTTCCTTACTTCCACGCTGTTGCCTTCGCCCTGCAGGATGGGGCAGGCTCTTGCCATAGCCGCCGCTTCATCAAAAGAGGCTGCCTTTACAATGATAAAGCCGGCTATGGATTCCTTGATCTCTGCATAGGGACCATCGGTCATTATATTGTTGGCTTTTAATACCCGGCCTTCAGTTGATAATCCGGTGCCGCCATTAAATTTGTTCTGTGCGGCAATGCCGCCTACCCAGTCGTGGTATTGTTTCATATATACCTGCAGTTGCTCCGGCGATGGCTGGGCCTCTTTGGTGATAAGGTCCAGGCGCATCAGTAATAAATATTCGTCCATGATCATGTTTTTTTTCTGTCCATTGTAAATGTAATTACTTTTTTATGGGCAGGTAAGAGAGCAGCACCACACCACTTTTAAATACCCTCGAATTGATCAATTGAAGGTCCAGGTGATGCTGCAGGCCCTCAAATAAGGGAGTGCCGCTGCCGAGCGCCACAGGGTCTATCATGACCTGGTATTCATCAATCAGCCCGCTGTTGGCTAACTGGGTTAAGATGCTGCCGCTGCCCAGTATCGTCATAGCCTTTCCGGCTTCTTTCAGCCGTTTTACTTCGGCTTCTATATTGTCTTTCACGATCCGCGTATTGTTCCAGTCGGCCGTTTTCAATGTGCGGGAGAATACGATCTTTTCGGACTTGTTCATGCCTTCGGCTACTACCGGCATGGCTTGTTGGGCCTCGGCCGTTGGCCAGAAGCCGGCCATCATTTCGTAGGTGATGCGGCCAAAAAGCAGCGTGCTGCCCGATTGGGCGCCTTCTTCAGCAAAGGCGCTTTCCTCTCCACCGTGCTGGTGCCAGGAGATGTCGTTATCCGGCCCTTTATAAAAGCCATTCAGCGTTATGAACTGGAAGGATGATAATATGCCCATGTCATCAGTTTTAATTGTCAGGGAATAATTGATGTATACCTCTATAACAAATGAGCTATACCGGATTGGACACCGGGGAGGAAATATTTTTCCAACCTTATTGCGGGGTCGTCAGCACCACCGGTGTGCCCGGGAAAGATACGGCGGCATGGTCTTCGGTGAAGATCAGGAAACGGACAGGTTTGAAAGTGGTTACTGTTTTCAAGGAGGCTTTGTATTTGCTGGACAGGAACCCTTTGGAAGTGACCAACTGCCCGATGTTCCACCGGGCTCACTGAACTAAGTTACCAACTAATTGAATAAGTATCAATTTGTGCCTTATTTTTATCTCTTTTAAAAGAAGCTTATGCACGCCGGACAACGATATACTTTCAAGGAAATTTTTGTGTGGACGATCAGTGATGTGAAACTGATGGCCATCCTTTCCATTGTACCTGTTGTAATATTTGAGTTGTTCAACTGGCGATGGATAGCGCTGCCCTGGATACCCATTGCCATGGTGGGTACCGCTACTGCCTTTATTGTAGGTTTCAGGAATACACAAACCTACAGCCGTTTATGGGAAGCCCGCCAGATCTATGGCTCTATTATCAACAGCAGCCGTTCCTGGGGCATGATGGTCAAGGATTTTGTGGGTGCACATAGTTCGGAGGAGATACAAAAGATACGACTGGAGCTGATCAAGCGGCATATTGCCTGGCTGACGGCCCTGCGTTTTCAGTTGCGCGAGCAACGTACCTGGGAAACCAGTCGCACCAAACCTTCCAATAAAAAGTATGGTCAGCGGTTTGTGATCGATGAATGGAGCAGATCACTGGAGTCTGCGCTCACGCCCTATCTTTCCCCCGAAGAATTAAAGTATGTATTGAGTAAATCGAATAAGGCTACCCAGTTGATAGGCAGGCAGTCCCTGCAGTTGAAACAATTAAAGGCCCAGGGATTGATCGAGCCGCTGACGTATGTGGAGATGGAGAAACTGCTGGTAGACCTGTATGATCACCAGGGCCGGTGTGAACGGATCAAGAATTTCCCTTACCCGCGGCAATTCGCCACCATCAGCCAGATGCTTACCCGTCTTTTTGTTTTTATGGTGCCCTTTGGCGTATTGAATGAATTTCAGCGGGCAGGCAATTGGCTGATATGGCTGTCCATTCCTTTCAGTGGCGTAGTAGGCTGGGTATTCCTTACCCTTGAAAGGATTGGGGAGAATACGGAGAACCCCTTTGAAGGCGGCGCCAATGATGTGCCGGTCACGGCCATTTCCCGTACTATCGAAATTGACCTGCTGGAAATGATGGATATTCCGGAAGTGCCCAAGCCTATGCAGCCGGTGAATTTGATTCTTTCCTAATGGTTATTCTGTAGCCTTCTTCCATGCTTTAGTATATTTTCTGGTTTGAGTGCCCCTGTTTTGATGGTTCCGGCGCTCCGGGAGGGTATTTTTAGGGTGCAATCAAAACGAACGTTTTCCCCCAAGCCAAACCCCTCAACCCGGACCGTTTATTGAATGAGTTAAACACACAAATCATGAAAAACTTGTCATTTACCTCCAGGCCCCCCGCCGTTGCCCCGGTATTCGCCAGCACAGAATCCATGCCCCTCTGCCCACTGATTAAAGATCTAATGAAAAGTTTTATACCGCTGGCTGTTGAAAAAAGCAGCTTTATTGTGAATGATGTAGACCCCGCCTTTCAGCTTTGCGCCGATCAGCAGACCCTGGCCTTTGTACTGAGTAACCTGTTGGATAATGCCATCAGCACTACCAGCAGTGTATGTATCCGTGTGGAAGCTGTGAAACAGGCCGAAGGGATACAGATAGGCGTACGCATCAGCGCCGCCAATTTTTACAGTACCGTAACCGGCGATTTTTCGCAGGTACTGGCTGCTGCTTACCGCCTGGGTGGTAATATCCATATTTATAATCAGCGGAACCAGGGAATGGTGATCTCCCTGTCGCTGGCGGCATCATCCATATCCTAATATGGGCAGGACCCCATTTGGAGCGGTTTAGCCCACTTGCAGGAGCTCCCGGACTTGGCCGGTTGGCGCTATTTCACTATATTCATTAGGCGCTTTTATTGCCCAGCCAACAACCGGTATGACCCCCTTCATAAAAAACATCTGCTGTATACTGCTTTGCCTGTCTGTACTTTCCTTACGTGCACAGGAGGTTCCTTCCACTATTACTACCAGGTTATACTCTGCCAGACCCTCTGCTTCCTTACAGGAACGATTTAACAAGGTGCAGGTGCTCCGGTTAACGGCCAATGAGCTGGCCGCCTTCTCACGCGCCACACCCGAAAAGGTCAACCGCATTAACTGGCATATCGGTGAACAACCATGGTCCCTGCAATTGTCGGCTAAGCCGGCCTCCGCGGATAAGGTCAGTGTGACCACCAGCAGGGGAGGCGTGCAGCCATTATTGCACGGGCCGCTGTTGCTGACCGGAACTATGCAGGATGGAAAGGGCCGGGTGCGACTGGCCGTGAATGATCATTTTATTTATGGCTTCCTGGACAATGGTACAGACCGGTATTTCATTGAGCCGCTCCGGAAGTTTGATACGTCAGCTTCTAAAGAAGAATATATTTTTTACCATGTGAATGATGTGCCCTTGCCGGGCAATTTTTGCGGCACCACTGAGATGTCTGCGGGCAATAAGTATAAGGTTCCGGCTACCTCCGCAGCGGCTGTATCATCGCCTGCCTCCCAGCGTGCGAGTTGTAAACAGGTAAGGATGGCTGTTGCCACCGATTATGCCGTGTATGAAAAACATGGCTCCACTGAATTGATCGCCAATTATATTATTGCCAACTGGCATGTAGCTGAATCTTATTTTGTGGATTTAGACCTCGACCAGGAAAGTACTACCGATGTAGGAGATGATCATATTACGATGCCGGTGGTGGCCCTGTATATCGTAACAGATCCGGATAATGACCTGCTGCCCAATGGAAGTTTTTCACTCCTTGCCTTTGGCAACTGGGCCAATGCACATTTCCAGGCGCCTTTTGATATAGCGGAAATGATTACCGGCAAATCCATTCCTTTAGGTCCGCCCAATGCTGTATTGGGTGTTGCCACTGGCATGGGGCAGCTCTGTAATGCCCGCAAAGAGGTGCATGTGCTCAGGGATTACCTGAATGGAGCGAGTTATTCGCTGGTCACTGCCCATGAAACCGGGCATAATCTTGGTTGTGCGCATGATGATGAGCTATCTCCTGCAGTACGGTCATTTATTATGACTTCTTACCTGGTGCGTACTGCCACGCGGTTTTCACGGTACAGCGATTTTGTGGGAATCCCCTACGAGACTGGTTCTGCCTGGAATATTAAGCGAACATTTGAATGGGGCGCCAATGCCTGCCTGCATAGCAATCTTTGCAGCATAGACCCTTGCGAACGGGTAAAGGGGCTTACACTGGAAACGGTGGGCACCCAGGCGGTGCGCCTGAGCTGGCAGGGAACTGCACCCACCTATATTGTACAATACAAAGTAAAAGATTCAGCGATATTCCCGGTGGCCAATACGGTTGAAGTAACGGGTACGGAGATCACTATTTCCGGATTGCGGCCCTGTACCCCATATGAATTCCTGGTGAAGGCGAAGTGTGATGCTTCCACCACCAGCATTCCGGTGATTGTTCCTTACCAGCTAAGCAGTTTCCGCATTGATTCTATTGTGGCAGGTAATGCAGCCAATGGCAGGTACGACCTTTCCTTCCATCTTCATTATCTGAATAGTAATGCCGACCAACTGCAGGTAACCGCGATGGTAGACGGACAACAACAACGATTTGATTTCAGCGGGGCTTCGCAGCGCATTACCTTAACCGGCCTGCGCATAGATGGACGCCTGCTCAAAAGGCTACACATTTATATTACGGATTATGGGCCCTGTTATACGGCTGCCACCTTCCGGGCACCGGTATTGAGCAATGATTGCACGCCACTGGCAACGACCGACTTTAATGATGGTAAGGTGCCTGCCGGCTGGATCAGCCAGGTTACCCGTCACTTTCCACTGCCTTATGAGGCAAAGTACCTCGCCATAGGGTTCAACGATCGCGCCGGCAATGGCGGTCCTTTCCCTTACGGGAATATTGACAGCACCCGCATGACTTTTTATGATTTCTGGAATAACGGGATCCAGAAACAATTTGGTACTTATGAGATCTTTTCGCCGGTATTAGACATCAGCAATAAAACCGGCGTAACGCTGAGTTTCGATTATGCTTATTTCCGCACGGTTGACAGAAGGAGCCATGTGTTCGCCTGTCTGAAAGCGGATGTGTTTGACGGCCACTCCTGGGTGAATGTATGGATGGTGGATAGTTCGCAGCAATATATCAATTATACCGGCAGTGAGTTCTTCTGGCATTTTATTCCTCCCCGTATTACGATTGGCCTGGACCCCTATCGCAACCCGCAGTTCCAGGTTCGCTTTACGTTGATTGATGGCAGTAAGGGTACTTTTACGAGGGGCCTGGATGCTGCCGCGCTGGACAATATCCTGATCTGCGGTGCTGATGTATGTGCGTCGCCTGTCAATGCCCCGCTGCCTCAGCAGCGTGGTGCTGTGCATGCGGTTACTGCTGTAAAAGCCTGTACGGATGCTGATTATTTCACGCATTATTTTTCGGCGGCCGATTCCCTGCTGATCTCTTTTAAGAAACAATACAATGATTCACTGGAGTTGTATCCTAACCAGGTAAAACTGCAGCATTATACTACCAGCCTGGCGGTTAATGCCTCCCGGGTGCCCTACGTACAACAGGGCTGGTCATGGGTATTACTGAATAAATATTGGGTGGTCAATCCTTGGCATGGTTTCAGCGATACCGGCATCGTACGGTTATATATTAAGCGGCAGGAGGTGGAAGCTTTGTGCGCTGCACTGGGCATTGCTTATACGACAGACATTATCCGCCCATATTACCTGTCGCTTTCTGATACAACCGCTTTTGCCCACCCGGTGCATGCTGCTGTCACAGCCGGTACCATCGTATTCCCTTATGCTGTTATCCGGGAAACACCGGACTATTATGTTATTGAATGTATAGCGCCGCCATCAGGCGGCGTGCTGGGTATTGGCGCTTCTGCCAAGCGTTGGCAGCCTGGACAGGTGGCGCCCCTGCTCCTGTATCCTAACCCGGTAACCGACCTGCTCATAGCCGAGGTGAATACCACGCAGGAAGGGAATATGTATTTTGAGATTGTCAATACACTGGGGCAGGTGGTGCGTGCCGAAAAACGGTTGCTCCAGGGCGGGTTCAACAGGTTGTCCTTCCCTGTAAAGGGCCTGGCGGCGGGGATGTACCTGCTTCGCAGTCCTCAATTAGCGCCGGCCAAGGGGGTAAGATTCATCAAGTTATAGGGCTATTATCTACCTGTTTAACCGGGAAATCGCATGCAATAAGGCCCAAAGGCCGTAATATTGCAAAAAAT comes from Paraflavitalea devenefica and encodes:
- a CDS encoding HAMP domain-containing histidine kinase; translated protein: MKNLSFTSRPPAVAPVFASTESMPLCPLIKDLMKSFIPLAVEKSSFIVNDVDPAFQLCADQQTLAFVLSNLLDNAISTTSSVCIRVEAVKQAEGIQIGVRISAANFYSTVTGDFSQVLAAAYRLGGNIHIYNQRNQGMVISLSLAASSIS
- a CDS encoding LytR/AlgR family response regulator transcription factor, producing the protein MKIRCLIVDDEPLAHQVILKYVEDIPFLEVVGQCHLATEALSFLSTQPVDLIFLDIRMPKLSGLDFLRTLQQRPLVIITSAYEEHALESFDLEVCDYLLKPFRFDRFLKAANRALAMYTLRKQAAESTAAVVQPVMPAEPLRIYIKSDKKQVQLAVDEVYYLESMGNYVKVWGEQKYLLTPRTLSSFEEQLPPETFVRIHKSYILNKKFVHYIEGNTIRLKNGKELPLGKNYKHVVKLF
- a CDS encoding YciI family protein; translation: MDEYLLLMRLDLITKEAQPSPEQLQVYMKQYHDWVGGIAAQNKFNGGTGLSTEGRVLKANNIMTDGPYAEIKESIAGFIIVKAASFDEAAAMARACPILQGEGNSVEVRKVVATNNTR
- a CDS encoding dihydrofolate reductase family protein: MGILSSFQFITLNGFYKGPDNDISWHQHGGEESAFAEEGAQSGSTLLFGRITYEMMAGFWPTAEAQQAMPVVAEGMNKSEKIVFSRTLKTADWNNTRIVKDNIEAEVKRLKEAGKAMTILGSGSILTQLANSGLIDEYQVMIDPVALGSGTPLFEGLQHHLDLQLINSRVFKSGVVLLSYLPIKK
- a CDS encoding bestrophin family protein translates to MHAGQRYTFKEIFVWTISDVKLMAILSIVPVVIFELFNWRWIALPWIPIAMVGTATAFIVGFRNTQTYSRLWEARQIYGSIINSSRSWGMMVKDFVGAHSSEEIQKIRLELIKRHIAWLTALRFQLREQRTWETSRTKPSNKKYGQRFVIDEWSRSLESALTPYLSPEELKYVLSKSNKATQLIGRQSLQLKQLKAQGLIEPLTYVEMEKLLVDLYDHQGRCERIKNFPYPRQFATISQMLTRLFVFMVPFGVLNEFQRAGNWLIWLSIPFSGVVGWVFLTLERIGENTENPFEGGANDVPVTAISRTIEIDLLEMMDIPEVPKPMQPVNLILS
- a CDS encoding sensor histidine kinase; protein product: MKRWYDKLEPLTKRFEVLLYIGLLCWMALFDVLEKGVYSWTYYGSALLVLFLVHLPVLVFSWNRERWKQLLSGRRYLQYWLACFGVYLGLLFVICSTFLEVNTRFQQLIPISALFIFLLELLLTVIAWYRKRALQWQWIKRLSLERSVLISIILIAVLFSIMAVSSMGNPEYDRPGGLLLGFEFNFWKVLTHFGVFLSFLVQFLFMYLCGYFFFYINNRVLVPRVLKQKGVVMYILAGLATVGITYPIIAQLLSLLPVNGRLGKVFSDNPFLLENAFGAILIILLSLPVVLALQWSKQNSRIMSLEKEKAEAELDLLKQQLNPHFFFNTLNNLYALSLAQSTQTPESILQLSELMRYVIYKAKEPAVSVQEEVKYLEDYMQLQQIRLKRKPDVQFTKEIAGDTPLVAPLLLIVLVENAFKHGVEPAEGTALLHLSLYADATRLYFTCVNSFEQEGEVAAGIGLANLERRLALLYPGKHQLKTGIESHTFKAELELDLT
- a CDS encoding ABC transporter ATP-binding protein, with protein sequence MQRLQISNLSKTYPNGVKALDNVSLTISNGMFGLLGPNGAGKSSLMRTLATLQPPDSGQVLFDGKDIFRHEQQLRSQLGYLPQDFGVYPKISAIDLLNHLAILKGITDKKARKEQVLALLQQTNLYAVRKQAVSTYSGGMRQRFGIAQALLGNPQLIIVDEPTAGLDPLERNRFHDLLSEIGEQVVVILSTHIVEDVHDLCPNMAILAGGKVILQGRPGLLTEALEGQVWQKTVSKETLHQYQSTLNVISTRMTGGKIQVHILSGIRPDAGFEPFSPDLSSVYFSALFGAQRTKKEGAVC
- a CDS encoding RNA polymerase sigma factor yields the protein MENGELIPHLFRIEYRKIVSVLCKHFGFDQIANAEDIASDTFLTAAQTWGIKGLPQNPVAWLYNVAKNKARNHLQRHAIFNNKVAPAIQNTAPGFEEYEIDLSPQNINDSQLQMMFAICHPAITPEAQIGLSLRILCGFGIEEIADAFLTNKETINKRLFRAKEKLREEKIRIALPAPAELDERLAAVLATTYLLFNEGYYSVSQGQTIRKELCFEAMRLCSMLVENKYTNQPAANALLALMCFHASRLDARVNVAGELVLYDEQDASQWNTDLISKGGYFLHCAASGNQLSRYHLEAGIAYWNTQKEDSKEKWESILQLYNRLLQINYSPMAALNRTFALAKVQGKTAAIAEAEKLSLTGNHFYFILLGELYTGIDHTKSKQHFEQALTLARTAADKQVIEKKLARL